A single genomic interval of Adhaeribacter pallidiroseus harbors:
- a CDS encoding toxic anion resistance protein has protein sequence MEDKTISIAENKELIQQRALALSQTIDPTKPESLSNFGVDTQRKLGNYSNELLTKVKAKDSGDVGEAINELLSQINMIKVDETEKPGFFSRLPFVNKIADKTKKIAIQYNSISENVDDVVVKLEKTRQSVLKDSTSLEVMFKQAVDYIYEVRSVIAAGLMKIEEIETELIPKLQAEVENSNQDEIAVQRLSDMIGFKERLEKKVHDFRLSHTIATQSMPQIRMIQTTNDVLAQKIQNSIVTVIPVWRQQVAIALGLEKQRKALEIQKKVTDTTNEMLLKNAQLLKTNVVTAAQENERGIVDVETLKKVNRDMVETLDAVIKISEEGSRKRTEAVKELAAVQEELNRKVIGSFGKSKQIEIE, from the coding sequence ATGGAAGATAAAACAATATCAATCGCCGAAAACAAGGAATTAATCCAACAAAGAGCCCTGGCGCTCTCGCAAACCATTGATCCTACTAAACCCGAAAGTTTAAGCAATTTTGGGGTAGATACCCAACGCAAACTGGGCAATTACTCCAACGAGCTGCTCACCAAAGTAAAAGCCAAAGATTCCGGCGACGTGGGCGAAGCAATCAATGAGCTGCTGTCGCAGATTAACATGATTAAGGTAGACGAAACCGAGAAGCCTGGTTTTTTCTCCCGGTTGCCGTTTGTGAATAAAATTGCCGACAAAACGAAGAAAATTGCCATCCAATACAATTCTATTTCCGAAAACGTAGACGATGTGGTGGTGAAGCTGGAAAAAACCCGCCAAAGCGTACTCAAAGATTCTACCAGCCTGGAGGTAATGTTTAAGCAGGCTGTGGATTATATTTACGAAGTGCGGTCGGTGATAGCGGCCGGGCTCATGAAAATTGAAGAAATTGAAACCGAGCTGATTCCGAAGCTGCAAGCCGAAGTAGAAAACAGCAATCAGGACGAGATTGCCGTGCAGCGCCTCAGCGATATGATCGGGTTTAAAGAACGCCTGGAGAAAAAAGTACACGATTTTAGGTTATCGCATACCATTGCTACCCAATCCATGCCGCAAATCCGGATGATCCAAACGACAAACGATGTGCTGGCCCAGAAAATCCAGAATTCCATTGTAACGGTAATTCCGGTTTGGCGCCAGCAAGTAGCCATTGCTTTAGGATTAGAGAAACAGCGGAAAGCCCTGGAAATTCAAAAAAAGGTAACCGATACGACCAACGAAATGCTGCTCAAAAACGCGCAGCTTTTAAAAACCAACGTGGTAACGGCGGCTCAGGAAAATGAACGTGGCATCGTGGACGTGGAAACCCTGAAAAAAGTAAACCGCGATATGGTAGAAACCTTGGATGCGGTAATTAAAATATCGGAAGAAGGCAGCCGCAAACGAACCGAAGCCGTGAAAGAATTAGCTGCCGTGCAGGAAGAACTAAACCGCAAGGTGATTGGCTCTTTTGGCAAGTCCAAACAAATTGAAATAGAATAA
- a CDS encoding GNAT family N-acetyltransferase yields the protein MLIQTNRLILRELLLTDEEGIFALDSDPEVQIYLGNKPITRREQARQTIAMIQQQYVDNGIGRWAVLEKETNEFMGWAGLKLIKETINKHTNYYDLGYRFLPKYWGQGYATQAARASLNYGFTKLHPKEIFAMTDTRNLAFRKILEKVGFRCLNTFDYAGTPHYWFRIIA from the coding sequence GTGCTGATACAAACTAACCGGCTTATTTTAAGAGAACTGCTGCTTACAGATGAGGAAGGCATATTTGCCTTAGATTCGGACCCGGAAGTACAGATCTATCTGGGCAATAAACCCATCACCAGGCGGGAGCAAGCCCGGCAAACCATTGCTATGATTCAACAACAATATGTAGATAATGGAATTGGGCGCTGGGCCGTGCTGGAAAAAGAAACCAACGAATTTATGGGTTGGGCCGGACTGAAGTTGATCAAAGAAACAATAAATAAGCACACGAACTACTACGATTTGGGTTACCGCTTCCTGCCAAAGTATTGGGGCCAAGGGTACGCTACCCAAGCCGCCCGGGCCAGCCTTAATTACGGATTTACTAAGCTGCACCCGAAAGAAATATTTGCGATGACCGACACCCGAAACCTGGCCTTCCGGAAAATTCTCGAAAAAGTTGGCTTCCGGTGCCTGAATACTTTTGATTATGCCGGAACACCCCATTATTGGTTTCGAATTATTGCATAA
- a CDS encoding 4Fe-4S dicluster domain-containing protein: MAIMITDECINCGACEPECPNTAIYEGGVQWTWGGGTSLTEVEIDGGEVVAGTAPQPAISDEYYYIVSDKCTECMGFHEEPQCAAVCPVDCCVDDPDYRETEEDLLAKKDWLHAAG; the protein is encoded by the coding sequence ATGGCTATAATGATCACCGACGAATGTATTAATTGTGGTGCGTGCGAGCCAGAATGCCCCAACACTGCTATTTACGAAGGCGGTGTGCAATGGACCTGGGGAGGCGGTACTTCTTTAACCGAAGTCGAGATAGACGGCGGCGAAGTAGTGGCCGGAACAGCACCACAACCTGCAATTTCTGACGAATATTACTACATCGTTTCCGATAAATGTACGGAGTGTATGGGCTTCCACGAAGAACCCCAGTGCGCCGCCGTGTGCCCCGTGGATTGCTGCGTAGATGACCCCGATTACCGGGAAACCGAAGAAGATTTATTGGCGAAAAAAGACTGGCTGCACGCGGCTGGTTAA
- a CDS encoding acyl-CoA reductase translates to MTLENRLQAFIQLGRQLQNLSPEQVQELALGARRQNAWFDETNVHNALESIAAQLHETKLRNWLANYPIVPVQPRKIGVVMAGNIPLVGFHDLLTVLLSGNFLYAKLSSEDTFLPKWLLQQLITIEPGFQEFVQFVDLLKDVDAIIATGSDNTARYFEYYFAKKPHIIRKNRSSLAVLTGFESPKELAKLGNDIFQYYGLGCRNVAKLFVPEGYTVDTLLQALEPYKEVLNHHKYANNYDYNKSILLINQTPHYDNGFLLLTENKQLVSPISVLHLEYYTDQENLKQKIEAQSGKIQCIVSALGWYEGSVPFGEAQCPTVDQYADKVDTMAFLLSLDSLQQVPG, encoded by the coding sequence ATGACTTTAGAAAATCGCTTGCAGGCTTTTATTCAACTGGGCCGGCAATTGCAAAATCTTTCGCCGGAACAGGTTCAGGAACTGGCCCTAGGAGCCCGCCGCCAGAATGCCTGGTTCGATGAAACCAATGTACACAATGCGCTTGAAAGTATAGCGGCTCAGCTCCACGAAACCAAATTACGTAACTGGCTAGCCAATTACCCCATTGTTCCAGTACAACCCCGCAAAATTGGCGTAGTAATGGCCGGCAACATTCCTTTAGTCGGCTTTCATGATTTACTCACCGTACTTTTAAGCGGTAATTTCCTCTACGCGAAACTAAGCTCCGAAGATACTTTTTTACCTAAATGGCTGTTGCAGCAATTAATTACCATAGAACCGGGTTTTCAGGAATTTGTTCAATTTGTTGATCTATTAAAAGACGTAGATGCTATTATTGCTACCGGCAGCGACAATACTGCCCGTTATTTTGAATATTACTTCGCTAAAAAACCGCATATAATTCGCAAAAATCGTAGCAGTCTGGCTGTATTAACCGGTTTTGAAAGCCCGAAGGAACTAGCCAAACTGGGTAACGATATTTTTCAGTATTATGGCCTGGGCTGCCGTAACGTTGCTAAGCTTTTTGTGCCCGAGGGATACACCGTAGATACCTTGCTGCAAGCTCTGGAACCTTATAAAGAGGTACTTAACCATCATAAATACGCGAACAATTACGATTACAATAAATCGATTTTACTCATCAACCAAACGCCCCACTACGACAACGGCTTTTTACTTTTAACCGAAAATAAGCAACTGGTATCGCCCATTTCGGTATTGCACCTGGAGTATTACACGGATCAGGAAAACTTAAAGCAAAAAATAGAGGCCCAAAGCGGGAAAATTCAGTGCATTGTTTCGGCGCTGGGTTGGTACGAAGGCAGTGTGCCGTTCGGCGAAGCGCAATGCCCCACCGTAGACCAATATGCCGATAAGGTAGATACTATGGCTTTTCTGTTAAGCCTGGATAGTCTGCAACAAGTACCTGGGTAA
- a CDS encoding nucleoside phosphorylase: protein MPIAESELMLNPDGSVYHLNLLPEHISDTILTVGDPERVPLISKYFDSVEVQIAKREFVTHTGYYKGKRLTVLSTGMGTDNVEIVMNELDALVNIDLVSREINEDHIALNIIRLGTSGALQESIPLGSLLVSEYAVGLDTLMQFYPLVQTGYENTISSALQQTLQLSFQPYCVRGSDILREQLARDYIAGNTLTCPGFYAPQGRVLRLDLKDAELINNFTNFNVEDFWLTNFEMETAGYFALGRMLGHEVTSLNAIIVNRITKQFDQNADQTIEKMITQTLDRIAAIAKA, encoded by the coding sequence ATGCCGATTGCTGAATCAGAATTAATGTTGAACCCGGATGGGAGCGTATATCACTTAAATTTACTTCCTGAGCATATTTCCGACACTATTTTAACCGTAGGTGATCCGGAGCGGGTGCCGCTCATCAGTAAATATTTCGATTCGGTGGAAGTGCAAATTGCCAAGCGCGAATTTGTAACGCATACCGGCTACTACAAAGGCAAGCGCCTCACGGTTTTATCGACCGGCATGGGTACCGATAACGTGGAAATTGTGATGAACGAGCTCGATGCTCTGGTTAATATTGATTTGGTTTCGCGGGAAATTAACGAAGATCATATTGCTTTGAATATTATCCGGCTGGGTACGTCCGGCGCTTTACAGGAATCTATTCCGTTGGGCAGTTTGCTGGTGAGCGAGTATGCGGTGGGTTTAGATACGCTCATGCAGTTTTACCCATTAGTGCAAACCGGGTACGAAAATACCATCAGCAGTGCCTTGCAGCAAACGTTGCAACTTAGTTTTCAGCCGTATTGCGTGCGCGGTTCGGATATTTTGCGGGAGCAACTGGCCCGCGATTATATTGCCGGTAATACCTTAACCTGCCCGGGTTTTTACGCGCCGCAAGGCCGGGTGCTGCGTTTAGATTTAAAAGATGCCGAACTGATAAATAATTTTACCAACTTTAACGTAGAAGACTTCTGGCTCACCAATTTTGAGATGGAAACAGCCGGTTATTTTGCCTTGGGCCGCATGCTGGGGCACGAAGTCACTTCCTTAAACGCTATTATTGTAAACCGCATAACCAAACAATTCGACCAGAACGCGGATCAAACTATAGAAAAGATGATAACCCAAACCCTGGACCGGATAGCCGCTATTGCAAAAGCTTGA
- a CDS encoding NeuD/PglB/VioB family sugar acetyltransferase: MQNPVIILGAQKLGIAALDIFQSNHVIVYCFLDDEVKLHQTEVNNITVMGTTDDPEFLKILGKKCEVFVAAEETATRKSLINLLKDEYQATPVNAIHKFTAVSEHAWLGYGNLINAGAVINANARIHNYCVIQSRALIDSGAEIADFVQIGAGAVVSADVLVDEGAFIGAGAVVVAGIKIGKKARVGAGAVVVADVPANQTVFGNPAQKV; encoded by the coding sequence ATGCAGAATCCTGTCATTATCCTTGGTGCCCAAAAGCTGGGTATCGCGGCCCTCGATATTTTTCAAAGTAACCACGTAATCGTTTACTGCTTTCTGGATGACGAAGTAAAACTGCACCAAACAGAAGTAAATAACATAACCGTAATGGGTACTACCGACGACCCGGAATTTTTAAAAATTTTAGGTAAAAAGTGCGAAGTGTTTGTGGCCGCCGAAGAAACGGCTACCCGTAAAAGCCTGATTAATTTACTCAAAGACGAATACCAGGCTACTCCGGTAAATGCCATTCATAAATTTACCGCGGTGTCGGAGCACGCCTGGTTAGGTTACGGTAATTTAATTAATGCCGGGGCGGTTATTAATGCCAACGCCCGCATCCATAATTATTGCGTTATTCAATCGCGCGCCCTCATCGATTCTGGAGCCGAAATAGCCGATTTCGTGCAAATAGGGGCGGGTGCCGTGGTAAGTGCCGACGTATTGGTGGATGAAGGAGCTTTTATCGGCGCCGGAGCCGTAGTAGTAGCCGGCATTAAAATCGGTAAAAAAGCCCGGGTGGGGGCTGGGGCCGTAGTAGTAGCCGATGTGCCCGCCAACCAAACCGTTTTCGGCAATCCGGCACAAAAAGTATAA
- a CDS encoding DUF2851 family protein — translation MTSAAPFKEDFLHYVWQQQYFDKTHLLTTQNETVVVLKPGYYNTDAGPDFTNARLKIGPEEWNGSVEIHVQASDWVKHSHQTDAKYNPVILHVVWENDQSAYRADGTQIPTIALRGRVPLHLINTYQQFFTNRDVIPCRPFAPEVPGLIKTSMQERVRMERLEEKAQRVLTVLHQTGNNWEETGYVWLLRNFGFKINQVGMQRLAAVLPYGVLRRHQHQLSALEALILGQAGLLEITNPDAYVAQQQKEFAYLRHKYALPTGLQRADWNFLRLRPANFPPVRLAQFAALLHQHPHLFSDLLAIHSVAGWQTYFEVKPSTYWQNHVVPGQKTSRAPKGIGKSSINLLLINAVAPLLVAYSRYKNDASYADKAIALLEQLPPEDNRVTRLYADLNFAHQSAADSQALLELNQQYCVPRQCLQCRIGNYIFKPKQPAL, via the coding sequence ATGACCTCTGCGGCCCCTTTTAAAGAAGATTTTCTGCATTATGTGTGGCAGCAACAATATTTTGATAAAACCCACCTGCTTACTACGCAAAACGAAACGGTGGTTGTGTTAAAACCAGGCTATTACAACACCGATGCCGGTCCGGATTTTACGAATGCCCGCCTGAAAATTGGTCCGGAAGAATGGAACGGTAGCGTCGAAATTCACGTGCAAGCCTCGGATTGGGTAAAACACAGCCACCAAACGGACGCCAAGTACAACCCGGTAATTTTGCACGTAGTTTGGGAAAACGATCAGTCAGCCTACCGCGCCGATGGTACCCAAATTCCCACCATAGCTTTGCGCGGCCGGGTTCCGCTGCATTTAATTAATACGTACCAGCAATTTTTCACAAACCGCGACGTAATTCCGTGCCGGCCGTTTGCCCCCGAAGTACCCGGTTTGATAAAAACCAGCATGCAGGAACGGGTGCGCATGGAGCGACTGGAAGAAAAAGCGCAAAGGGTTTTAACGGTATTGCACCAAACAGGTAACAACTGGGAAGAAACCGGCTATGTTTGGTTGCTGCGTAACTTTGGTTTTAAGATTAACCAGGTAGGAATGCAACGGCTGGCTGCTGTTTTACCTTATGGCGTTCTGAGGCGTCACCAGCACCAACTATCCGCCCTGGAAGCTTTAATTCTGGGCCAGGCCGGTTTGTTAGAGATAACCAATCCGGATGCTTATGTCGCGCAACAGCAAAAGGAGTTTGCGTATCTGCGGCATAAATACGCTTTGCCAACCGGTTTGCAACGCGCTGACTGGAATTTTTTACGTTTGCGGCCGGCTAATTTTCCGCCGGTAAGATTAGCTCAGTTTGCGGCTTTATTGCACCAGCACCCGCACTTATTTTCGGACTTACTGGCTATTCATTCGGTTGCGGGTTGGCAAACGTATTTCGAGGTAAAACCATCCACTTACTGGCAAAATCACGTAGTTCCCGGGCAAAAGACCAGCCGGGCCCCAAAAGGAATTGGTAAAAGCAGTATCAATTTGTTATTGATAAATGCCGTAGCTCCTTTGCTGGTAGCTTACAGTAGATATAAAAACGACGCAAGCTATGCCGATAAAGCCATTGCGTTGTTGGAACAGCTTCCGCCGGAAGATAACCGCGTTACCCGTTTGTACGCCGATTTAAATTTTGCCCATCAATCGGCCGCCGACTCGCAGGCCTTGCTGGAATTAAACCAACAATACTGCGTACCGCGGCAATGTTTGCAATGCCGCATTGGTAATTATATTTTTAAACCCAAGCAACCAGCCTTATGA
- a CDS encoding AAA family ATPase, which yields MKINKIELKNFKRFTDLTISDIPETAKLVLLIGSNGSGKSSLFDAFDWLTKGPYKGMPYSHDEASDYYKKKINEEPKVVVNFTSGDLIEKTGYSVIKGTELVKNFIGRSSVRIVPRISNDANPSAVSTDMDSPTTYIENDTRFINDVFLYIQKINQALREPVFSGKQADTLKIFRDFIEPLNSSLLKIFGGDATTTIQIAEFQDATPSTPAKLIFRKGESKINYDLLSHGEKQVIILLINFIVRKEYYRNSIIFIDEMDNHLNTVLQASLLEEIVTKWIPDDSQLWTASHALGFIDYARSSDTAAIIDFNLINFDTKQELIPLSKNKLEVYEIAIPKATIASILKGYKLVIVENKNDEHFNAALGQDGFLFLPANNNREVFLTVKSDKDKLGLRDRDYLKSEEIEKIKGQLPNLKILPLSTFENYIYHPDNIEVLNYAEFNKEEYIGEILRQKNEKLIDIVSEIGTSRTHYIEFKDCIKDDGNIKPITEALKSNIFNDFYPFFNMKKHFNKKYLTKFNYTISDLAKTQWFRGEILKVINS from the coding sequence ATGAAAATAAATAAGATTGAATTAAAAAACTTTAAAAGGTTTACTGACTTAACTATTTCGGACATTCCTGAAACAGCAAAACTGGTTTTATTAATAGGTTCAAATGGTTCTGGCAAATCTTCGTTGTTTGATGCTTTCGATTGGTTAACAAAAGGCCCATATAAAGGTATGCCCTATAGCCATGATGAAGCATCCGATTACTACAAAAAAAAAATCAATGAAGAACCAAAAGTAGTGGTAAACTTTACCAGTGGCGATTTGATTGAAAAAACTGGTTACAGCGTAATTAAAGGAACTGAGCTTGTTAAAAATTTTATAGGAAGAAGCAGTGTTCGTATAGTACCTAGAATTTCTAATGATGCCAACCCCTCTGCTGTATCCACCGATATGGATAGTCCCACTACCTACATTGAAAATGATACCCGTTTTATCAATGATGTATTTCTTTATATCCAAAAAATAAATCAAGCTTTGAGAGAGCCTGTATTTAGTGGTAAACAAGCAGATACTTTAAAAATTTTTAGAGACTTTATTGAGCCATTAAATAGTTCACTCCTTAAAATATTCGGAGGCGACGCAACTACAACTATTCAAATTGCAGAGTTTCAAGATGCCACTCCTAGTACGCCAGCCAAGTTGATTTTTAGAAAAGGAGAATCCAAAATCAATTATGATTTGTTAAGCCATGGTGAGAAACAAGTAATTATTTTACTTATAAATTTTATAGTAAGAAAAGAATATTATAGAAACTCCATAATTTTTATTGATGAGATGGATAATCATTTAAATACTGTTTTACAAGCAAGTTTATTGGAGGAGATAGTTACTAAATGGATCCCGGATGATTCTCAACTTTGGACTGCTTCTCATGCTTTAGGTTTTATAGACTACGCCAGAAGTAGTGATACAGCTGCAATCATTGATTTTAATTTGATAAACTTTGACACCAAACAAGAACTAATACCTCTCTCTAAAAATAAACTAGAAGTTTATGAAATAGCAATTCCCAAAGCAACTATCGCTTCCATTCTTAAAGGATATAAACTGGTTATAGTTGAGAATAAAAATGATGAACATTTTAATGCAGCTCTAGGCCAAGATGGTTTCTTGTTTTTACCGGCAAATAACAACCGAGAAGTTTTTTTGACAGTCAAAAGCGACAAAGATAAATTAGGATTAAGAGATAGAGATTATTTAAAATCGGAGGAAATTGAGAAAATTAAAGGTCAACTGCCTAATTTAAAAATATTACCTCTTTCTACCTTTGAAAATTACATCTATCACCCCGATAACATTGAAGTCTTAAATTATGCTGAATTTAATAAAGAAGAATATATTGGCGAAATCTTAAGACAGAAGAATGAGAAGCTGATTGACATAGTAAGTGAAATCGGCACATCACGGACGCATTATATTGAATTTAAAGACTGCATAAAAGATGATGGTAATATTAAGCCAATTACGGAAGCACTAAAGAGTAATATATTCAATGACTTTTATCCTTTTTTCAACATGAAAAAGCATTTTAATAAAAAATATCTTACAAAATTTAATTATACAATTAGCGACTTAGCCAAAACCCAGTGGTTTAGAGGTGAAATTTTAAAAGTAATCAACAGCTAG
- the pyrF gene encoding orotidine-5'-phosphate decarboxylase, with protein MTKEELFTQIKKKQSYLCVGLDTDIQKIPAHLRNTEDPVFEFNRRIIDATADLCVAYKPNIAFYEALGPKGWVSLEKTLNYIPEDIFTIADAKRGDIGNTSELYARAFFENLNFDSITVAPYMGEDSVKPFLLKTGKWVILLALTSNPGSADFQLLQTDDGTADYSRCLFENVLATSKAWASDEQLMYVVGATRPDFIQRVREIVPDHFLLVPGVGAQGGSLAEISRLGMNQHCGLLVNSSRNIIYAASGPDFAEQARSAALLVQQEMADYLNQYLG; from the coding sequence ATGACCAAAGAGGAATTATTTACCCAGATCAAGAAAAAACAATCGTACTTATGCGTGGGCCTGGACACGGATATTCAAAAAATTCCGGCGCACCTGCGCAATACCGAAGACCCGGTTTTTGAATTTAACCGCCGCATCATTGATGCTACCGCCGACTTGTGCGTGGCCTATAAACCCAATATTGCTTTTTACGAAGCGCTTGGGCCGAAGGGCTGGGTAAGTCTGGAAAAAACCTTAAACTATATTCCGGAAGATATTTTTACCATTGCCGATGCCAAGCGCGGCGATATTGGCAATACCTCGGAGCTCTACGCCCGGGCTTTTTTTGAAAATTTAAATTTTGACTCGATTACCGTGGCGCCGTACATGGGCGAAGATTCGGTAAAGCCGTTTTTGCTAAAAACGGGCAAATGGGTGATTTTACTGGCGCTTACTTCTAACCCCGGCAGTGCCGATTTTCAACTGCTGCAAACCGACGATGGTACCGCCGATTACTCCCGTTGCCTTTTCGAGAACGTGCTGGCAACCAGCAAAGCCTGGGCCTCCGACGAACAATTGATGTACGTAGTTGGCGCTACCCGCCCCGATTTTATTCAGCGGGTGCGCGAAATTGTACCTGATCATTTTTTGTTGGTGCCCGGAGTAGGCGCGCAGGGCGGCAGCCTAGCCGAAATTTCCCGGTTGGGCATGAACCAGCACTGCGGTTTACTGGTTAATTCCTCGCGTAATATCATCTATGCTGCATCGGGTCCTGATTTTGCCGAGCAAGCTCGTTCTGCCGCGTTGTTGGTACAACAGGAAATGGCGGATTATTTAAATCAGTACTTAGGGTAG
- a CDS encoding VOC family protein: protein MLTILELNHVALHVQDVAVSCRFYGELLGFRSLPRPAFDFPGAWFALGPHQELHLIGDRGQAVHSHHRGNHFALKVHSIAQTEAHLRAVGISFMGPKKRPDGMWQIFLNDPDGHVLEFTELPN, encoded by the coding sequence ATGCTTACTATTTTGGAGTTAAATCATGTGGCGCTGCACGTACAGGATGTAGCGGTTAGTTGTCGTTTTTACGGGGAACTGCTGGGGTTTCGTTCCTTGCCCCGCCCGGCTTTTGATTTTCCGGGGGCTTGGTTCGCCTTGGGTCCGCACCAGGAACTGCATTTGATCGGCGACCGCGGCCAAGCCGTACACAGCCACCACCGGGGCAATCATTTTGCCTTAAAAGTACATTCTATTGCTCAAACCGAAGCTCATTTACGGGCAGTTGGCATTTCTTTCATGGGCCCGAAAAAACGCCCCGATGGCATGTGGCAAATTTTTCTGAACGACCCCGACGGCCATGTTCTGGAATTTACCGAATTACCAAATTAA
- a CDS encoding cupin domain-containing protein, translating into MPVQTYHTAAVEIIAPGVTRRLVYTPHLMTVIIDFANGPQTEPNPMHAHPHEQTCYVAAGEVLFFLEGEEPARLQAGDVFYVPSNQKHSIQLLTESVRLVDSFTPIREDFLPKF; encoded by the coding sequence ATGCCCGTACAAACCTACCATACTGCCGCCGTAGAAATTATTGCACCCGGCGTTACTCGCCGCTTGGTGTACACGCCACATTTAATGACGGTAATCATTGATTTCGCTAACGGTCCGCAAACCGAACCCAATCCGATGCACGCGCACCCGCACGAGCAAACTTGCTACGTTGCCGCCGGCGAAGTATTGTTTTTTTTAGAAGGGGAAGAGCCCGCCCGCTTACAAGCCGGCGACGTGTTTTACGTACCCTCTAACCAAAAACACAGCATTCAACTACTCACCGAAAGCGTAAGATTAGTAGATTCTTTCACACCCATTCGCGAAGATTTTTTGCCGAAATTTTAA
- a CDS encoding tetratricopeptide repeat protein translates to MRAFLRLSFCCFLLIGIWGPALAFEDGLKALQKKNYDKALSIFNEALEKNPDDVAALYGLSKLLSLPEFASHDLEKAYVHIINAKGAYPQANEKVKKKLQKQKIDEQALTNLQNQIDSVTFVAVAEKKNMEALQEYLDVHKTSLFYDKAAELKEDLAFEETIRENTDKAYSEFLKKYPNSKNKEAVKKKYDKLIYTKATESKDHKAYKFFIDNYPESPYIDEAKQKYEVALFKHLTADDTETSYEAYIANYPDSKFVKIAEDSIFAKYTSFPSIPEYERYIQRYPKSKKIYEAWNKIYILYTDSGDPEVYTQFLTKYPDYPYKNDVQNDVELATFGLNMLLNNFQGFQDDQVDAYLKLAAPTDQALKVLLLKVQPLLAANQRQKAIDVLELHRAEFQNKGYKIDKAIATIKQGAKTLVSDKVTLRAGAANKSAKE, encoded by the coding sequence ATGCGCGCCTTTTTACGTCTTTCTTTTTGCTGTTTTTTATTAATTGGTATTTGGGGCCCGGCCTTAGCCTTCGAGGATGGCCTGAAAGCCTTGCAGAAGAAGAACTACGACAAAGCTCTCAGCATTTTTAACGAAGCCCTCGAAAAAAATCCCGATGATGTGGCGGCTTTGTACGGCCTGAGTAAACTGTTGAGCTTACCGGAATTTGCTTCGCACGATTTGGAAAAAGCTTACGTGCACATTATAAATGCCAAAGGAGCCTACCCGCAAGCAAACGAAAAAGTTAAAAAAAAGCTGCAAAAACAAAAAATAGACGAGCAAGCCCTTACCAACCTGCAAAACCAAATTGACTCCGTAACTTTTGTAGCGGTAGCGGAGAAAAAAAACATGGAAGCTTTGCAGGAATACCTGGACGTGCACAAAACCTCGCTTTTCTACGATAAGGCCGCCGAATTAAAAGAAGATCTGGCTTTTGAAGAAACCATCCGCGAAAATACCGATAAAGCATACAGCGAATTTTTAAAAAAATACCCCAATTCGAAGAACAAAGAAGCCGTTAAAAAGAAGTACGATAAATTAATTTACACCAAAGCCACTGAATCGAAAGACCACAAAGCCTATAAATTTTTCATCGATAATTACCCCGAAAGTCCGTACATCGATGAAGCCAAGCAAAAATACGAAGTGGCGCTTTTTAAACATTTAACCGCCGACGACACCGAAACCAGTTACGAAGCCTACATTGCCAATTACCCGGACAGCAAATTTGTAAAAATTGCCGAAGACAGTATTTTCGCCAAATACACGTCTTTTCCGTCAATTCCGGAGTACGAGCGTTACATTCAGCGCTACCCGAAAAGTAAAAAAATCTACGAAGCCTGGAATAAGATTTATATTTTATACACCGATAGCGGCGACCCCGAAGTTTATACCCAGTTTTTAACCAAATATCCGGATTACCCTTACAAAAACGACGTGCAAAACGATGTGGAATTAGCTACTTTCGGGTTAAACATGCTTCTGAACAATTTCCAAGGCTTTCAGGACGACCAGGTGGACGCTTATTTAAAATTAGCGGCTCCCACCGATCAGGCTTTAAAAGTATTACTGTTAAAAGTACAGCCTTTGCTGGCGGCCAATCAACGCCAGAAAGCCATTGATGTGCTGGAACTCCATCGAGCCGAATTTCAAAACAAAGGGTATAAAATCGATAAGGCCATTGCTACCATTAAACAAGGTGCTAAAACCTTAGTTTCGGATAAAGTAACCTTACGGGCCGGAGCAGCCAATAAATCGGCCAAAGAGTAA